A genomic region of Friedmanniella luteola contains the following coding sequences:
- a CDS encoding DUF4062 domain-containing protein → MPPDPPATDPIWTPDRRLRIFVSSTLRELAEERAAVRRAIARLHLTPVMFELGARPHPPRELYRAYLEQSEVFLGIYAASYGWVAPGEEVSGLEDEYLLSGDRPKLIYVKDVEDRQPRLAELLQRLEADDRAAYKPFSNARQLTGLVADDLAVLLTERFTTARGGSARAAGTEQDAPAELEPGRLPVSPTPIVGRGRELRQVTALLRDEAARLVTLVGPGGIGKTRLALEIAATLAADPHADLDGVFFVDLTPVTDPGLVVERIAATLGVRREGQHDLVPLLVDRLRAKRVLVVLDNAEQVVGAAPALAELLAASPAIALLVTSRIRLKLRNERTVPLAPLAVPGDDVQSGQVDRFDAVKLFVERARQVRPGFALTPANAQAVAGLCRRLDGIPLAIELAAAQLRVLSPQALLERMGRHLDHDLDLAADVVDVPARQRTLRATIDWSHSLLAESERTLLARLSVFTQSWTLEAAEAVGVVDGDLDVLETLSSLVSQSLVSAVDLTAEPDLADADEPRFTLLGAVRAYARERLDERGERDATLTRLTTYLRGFVMTAGQGLAGPDNRRWTREVDRRFEEIRTTMQHAVEVDDAESVVALAAPLFSYWWTRGLMTTMSGLSEAAAALPSAERLAPLPAALLLWSRGMFRVSQGHAAEASPYLTRLRELSDGVDPRLHAFALAGLGMVELASDPVEADRLLDEAVGTLRTLGDDWGLAFVLSIRGQLALSGDRAADAAAIHTEALAAADRIDDDHLRALLQDLLGMDRLAAEDVAGARASFVAAVEIHRRLLDQEGSSYCIDGLGAVALALQRPEAAARLFGAAEHARQLVGVSVWPGLQALRGYVLGQAEAALGSAVFERVRREGALLSLEQALSLALASTEADGQAGS, encoded by the coding sequence GTGCCGCCTGACCCGCCCGCGACCGACCCGATCTGGACGCCCGACCGGCGGCTGCGCATCTTCGTCTCCTCGACGCTGCGGGAGCTGGCCGAGGAGCGGGCGGCCGTCCGGCGGGCCATCGCCCGGCTGCACCTGACGCCGGTGATGTTCGAGCTCGGCGCCCGCCCGCACCCGCCGCGGGAGCTCTACCGCGCCTACCTCGAGCAGAGCGAGGTGTTTCTCGGGATCTACGCCGCCAGCTACGGCTGGGTGGCGCCGGGGGAGGAGGTCTCGGGCCTGGAGGACGAATACCTCCTCTCCGGCGACCGGCCCAAGCTGATCTACGTCAAGGACGTCGAGGACCGCCAGCCGCGGCTGGCCGAGCTGCTGCAGCGGCTGGAGGCCGACGACCGGGCGGCGTACAAGCCGTTCAGCAACGCCCGGCAGCTGACGGGCCTGGTCGCCGACGACCTGGCCGTCCTGCTGACCGAGCGCTTCACCACCGCGCGGGGCGGGAGCGCCCGCGCGGCCGGGACCGAGCAGGACGCGCCGGCCGAGCTGGAGCCGGGCCGCCTGCCGGTGTCCCCGACCCCGATCGTCGGGCGCGGACGGGAGCTCCGCCAGGTGACCGCGCTGCTGCGCGACGAGGCGGCCCGGCTGGTGACCCTCGTCGGGCCCGGCGGGATCGGCAAGACCCGGCTGGCCCTGGAGATCGCGGCGACGCTGGCCGCCGACCCGCACGCCGACCTCGACGGGGTGTTCTTCGTCGACCTCACCCCGGTCACCGACCCGGGCCTGGTGGTGGAGCGGATCGCCGCCACCCTCGGGGTGCGCCGCGAGGGGCAGCACGACCTGGTGCCGCTGCTGGTGGACCGGCTGCGGGCCAAGCGGGTGCTCGTCGTGCTCGACAACGCCGAGCAGGTGGTCGGGGCGGCCCCGGCGCTGGCCGAGCTGCTGGCGGCGAGCCCGGCGATCGCCCTGCTGGTCACCAGCCGCATCCGGCTCAAGCTGCGCAACGAGCGCACGGTGCCGCTCGCGCCGCTCGCCGTCCCGGGCGACGACGTGCAGAGCGGCCAGGTCGACCGGTTCGACGCGGTCAAGCTCTTCGTCGAGCGCGCCCGCCAGGTGCGGCCGGGCTTCGCGCTCACGCCGGCGAACGCGCAGGCGGTGGCCGGCCTCTGCCGCCGCCTGGACGGCATCCCACTGGCCATCGAGCTGGCCGCCGCCCAGCTGCGGGTGCTGTCGCCGCAGGCCCTGCTCGAGCGGATGGGCCGCCACCTCGACCACGACCTCGACCTCGCCGCCGACGTCGTCGACGTGCCCGCGCGGCAGCGGACGCTGCGGGCGACGATCGACTGGAGCCACAGCCTGCTGGCCGAGTCCGAGCGCACCCTGCTGGCCCGGCTGTCGGTGTTCACCCAGAGCTGGACGCTGGAGGCGGCGGAAGCCGTGGGGGTGGTCGACGGCGACCTCGACGTGCTGGAGACGCTGTCGTCGCTGGTCAGCCAGAGCCTGGTCAGCGCCGTCGACCTGACCGCCGAGCCGGACCTCGCCGACGCCGACGAGCCCCGCTTCACCCTGCTGGGCGCCGTCCGGGCGTACGCCCGGGAGCGCCTGGACGAGCGGGGGGAGCGCGACGCGACGCTGACCCGGCTGACGACCTACCTGCGTGGCTTCGTGATGACGGCCGGGCAGGGCCTGGCGGGGCCCGACAACCGCCGCTGGACCCGCGAGGTCGACCGGCGGTTCGAGGAGATCCGCACGACCATGCAGCACGCGGTCGAGGTCGACGACGCCGAGTCGGTGGTCGCCCTGGCCGCGCCGCTGTTCAGCTACTGGTGGACCCGCGGGCTGATGACGACGATGAGCGGGTTGAGCGAGGCGGCGGCGGCCCTGCCGTCGGCGGAGCGGCTCGCGCCGCTGCCGGCGGCCCTGCTGCTGTGGTCGCGGGGGATGTTCCGGGTCTCGCAGGGCCACGCCGCCGAGGCCTCGCCGTACCTGACCCGGTTGCGCGAGCTGAGCGACGGCGTCGACCCCCGCCTGCACGCCTTCGCGCTCGCCGGGCTGGGCATGGTGGAGCTGGCCTCCGACCCGGTGGAGGCGGACCGGCTCCTCGACGAGGCGGTCGGCACCCTCCGGACCCTCGGCGACGACTGGGGCCTGGCCTTCGTGCTCTCGATCCGCGGCCAGCTGGCCCTGTCCGGTGACCGGGCCGCCGACGCCGCGGCGATCCACACCGAGGCGCTGGCCGCGGCCGACCGGATCGACGACGACCACCTGAGGGCGTTGCTGCAGGACCTGCTGGGGATGGACCGGCTGGCGGCGGAGGACGTGGCGGGCGCCCGGGCGTCGTTCGTCGCCGCGGTGGAGATCCACCGCCGGCTGCTCGACCAGGAGGGCTCGTCGTACTGCATCGACGGACTGGGCGCGGTGGCCTTGGCCCTGCAGCGGCCCGAGGCGGCGGCCCGGCTCTTCGGGGCGGCCGAGCACGCGCGCCAGCTGGTGGGGGTGTCGGTCTGGCCCGGGCTGCAGGCGCTGCGCGGCTACGTGCTGGGGCAGGCGGAGGCGGCGCTCGGGTCGGCGGTGTTCGAGCGGGTGCGGCGGGAGGGGGCCCTGCTGTCGTTGGAGCAGGCGCTGTCGCTGGCTCTCGCGTCGACCGAGGCGGACGGTCAGGCGGGGAGCTGA
- a CDS encoding type II toxin-antitoxin system Phd/YefM family antitoxin: MNPGSGGPMDAASLTEARDRLSEIVEQVGTSADVFTITRHGRPMAVVLGYDEYESLIETLNVLADSDAMDALAEARAEAHEHSGTN, encoded by the coding sequence ATGAACCCTGGCAGCGGAGGCCCGATGGACGCGGCAAGTTTGACCGAGGCTCGCGACCGGCTCAGTGAGATCGTCGAGCAGGTCGGTACAAGTGCAGACGTGTTTACCATTACCCGTCACGGCCGCCCCATGGCGGTCGTGCTCGGGTACGACGAGTATGAGTCCCTGATCGAGACTCTGAACGTTCTAGCTGACTCTGACGCGATGGACGCTCTCGCTGAGGCAAGGGCAGAGGCCCACGAGCACAGCGGAACAAACTGA
- a CDS encoding type II toxin-antitoxin system RelE/ParE family toxin, translating to MPTKSKRAERDIQDLPPSMREKAEALIARLDTEPGLGKRLVGPLKGVRSARLGRSHRVLFEMNEDGTAHVLTVVQRKDAYR from the coding sequence ATGCCCACCAAGAGCAAGCGTGCGGAGCGCGATATCCAGGATTTGCCACCCTCGATGCGCGAGAAGGCCGAAGCGCTCATCGCGCGCCTTGACACGGAGCCGGGTCTGGGAAAGAGGCTCGTTGGTCCTCTCAAGGGTGTCCGTTCTGCGCGTTTGGGTAGGTCGCACCGAGTCCTATTCGAGATGAATGAGGACGGTACTGCCCACGTTCTTACGGTGGTCCAACGTAAGGATGCGTATCGGTGA
- a CDS encoding DNA-binding response regulator, translating to MRPQLAISDPLPVYRLGVAAALVDFGASVDTPSDLHSWCLDVPDRLAVLTVLTNQHWLLLEELGRLPHVSVIAVLADSNADAEFRAFNAGAVGVVRRDAEPEEFRRIVAAILEGCATIPVPVLRRLISQEPNVSGAPTSSELAWLSALAAGATVSDVAHRAGYSERMMFRLLAEVYRKLGTSRRIDAVMTAKKLGLIE from the coding sequence GTGCGACCGCAGCTGGCGATCTCCGATCCGCTCCCGGTGTACCGGCTGGGAGTTGCCGCAGCACTGGTCGACTTCGGGGCGAGCGTCGATACCCCCTCCGATCTCCACTCGTGGTGCCTCGACGTTCCTGATCGGCTAGCAGTGCTGACTGTGCTGACGAATCAACACTGGCTCCTTCTAGAGGAGTTGGGAAGGCTTCCCCATGTCTCAGTCATAGCTGTACTTGCTGACAGCAATGCGGACGCGGAGTTTAGAGCCTTCAACGCTGGCGCTGTGGGTGTCGTACGGCGAGACGCGGAGCCAGAGGAGTTCCGCAGGATTGTCGCCGCGATCCTAGAAGGTTGCGCCACAATACCAGTCCCGGTTCTGCGTCGCCTCATTTCGCAAGAACCCAACGTGTCCGGAGCCCCAACATCATCTGAGCTAGCTTGGCTGTCCGCGCTCGCTGCCGGGGCGACGGTGAGCGACGTCGCTCATCGAGCTGGCTACTCCGAGCGCATGATGTTCCGCTTGCTGGCAGAGGTTTACAGAAAACTTGGTACAAGCCGCCGTATCGATGCTGTGATGACAGCCAAGAAGCTCGGCCTCATCGAGTGA